The genomic interval ATGCATCCAGTACTTCAGCAAGAGATGAGCCCAGTAGTCAGGGTAAAAAGACTCCTAAGCAGGAGTATAGCCAAGGGAACCAACACAGCAACGAACCCAGACACAAAATGGACTGTGGCCTGCAGAAATTCCCAGCAGGAATAAAGATCGTCAACCATCCTACTATGCCCAACACACAAGTGGTGGCCATCCCTACAAGTGCTGATATCCAGAGCATCATTGAGGCACTGACAGCGAAAGGAAAAGAATGTGGCAGCAATGGGCCCAACAAGTTCATTCTCATTAGCAGTGGGGGCCCCTCTCGTTCAGCAGATCCAGCAGCGTCACAGCATCTCCCATCAGAACAGAAAGCCAGTACAGCGCTCAAGGTGGCACATGGTTGGGAACGAGAGAAGAATGTTATCCAGACCCCTGGTTTGGCAGGAGGGACAGCACTCTGGCACTCAGGAATTGACTCCGTGGTCGGGCAGGAACAGGAAGGCAACGGTATGTAGTCTTTACTCTTTTCTTGTCCTGCCATGTAGAGAGTGAGACCTGAAGCGTGCCAATGAGTGTAGTGTCCAATTATCAGGATGCAATAGTGAAAACTATTCAGTTAACTACAAAATAATTGATATGCATTAGCTATTTGTATGTAGTGAATCCTGAAGGATCTTAATGGATATATTTTTGTACAAGAGACAGGCCTGGCGTACCAAGGTGCATATAGTAGAGCAAAATTTTagtgctggggaagaaagaggATTCGGTTTGAGGAAATCAAGACTAGAAGAACAAAATGCTAAGTTCCATTTAGCAAAAGGTTTATGGCTGGAATCAAGACTAGCATAGAGCATTCTAATCAGCAACAAAACACAGGGGCCTAGAGCTCTGAAGCAGAGATGATTTCCCTTCCTTTAATAACTGTGTGGCAAGTCTCTTTCCTTCTTGGCTTTTTCATGAAACTTCAGGGCAAATGCTAGAAGTGGGATGGATTTTGAGTGGCTGCTCAGATCAAATGTGTGtttacaacttaaaaaaaacaaaagctttgctGCTTTGGGGCTGTAACAAATCTTATCCCATGGTATAGTACTGTCTACCATTACACATAGGCAGCTCCAGTAACTATATTGCTACAAATAGCCTCACCAGAAACAGTAAGACCATATCTGTTAGTTTTCATCACTGCTGCTCAAAAATCTGCAGATATCTGAGCTTATGCTACCACGTTTCTTGGCCTCTGCCTATCAGATTTATCCTTTAGCTAAAAATACTTGAATTTTCAAAGTACTTCAGTCAACATTGTCCTATTTTTGGTTGAGAGCAATAGTTTGGTTTCAGTGGGGATTTTAGGACTGCAGCTTTTTTTCAGGAATTGGGCAGATTCACATGAAATCAAGAATTTAAGATATCTCCACAAGATACTATCTTTGCAATACTGTCTTGTCCCTATCCTGAGACAGAGATACCTTTTTGGGAAGAGTGGCCAGGCCTTCCTTTTGGCACTTGGGATTAAAGGGGAAGAGTGTTACTCATGAGTAAACAGAGCTATGGGCTTGTTATCCCAACAGGCAGCAGTGAGGCAGCTAGCTCTATATTGGATAATAGTCTCACTAACATCCAATGGCTGGGGAAGATGAGATCTGATGGACTAAGCCCATGTTCCGTGAAgcaggaaacagagaaagagaaccGAATACCTCTGCAGGAAAGAATCAAGGTAAGCAGGAGGAGACAACAGAGCATACACTAAAACTATTGATAGGGAAGCAATGCATGTGGATTAGAAGACTTGAAAGAACCAGGCATGACCATCTCTAAGTAACCTGAGATTCCCCTTTACTGATTTGAATAGCAGGACCTGGAGGATCCATGGGTGTTCCATGGCCCTTCTCCTTGGCTTTGCAAGCCCTCATATATTGTTCCTTCTGTCTCTCAGACTGAAGAAGATTCTGCTGCTACCGTTCctacttcctcctcttcctcctcctcctcctcctcctggcaggatTCAGTATCAGAACGACCCCCTTACTCCTACATGGCCATGATCCAGTTTGCCATCAACAGCACTGAGAAGAAGCGTATGACTCTGAAGGACATCTATACCTGGATTGAGGATCACTTCCCTTATTTTAAACATGTGGCTAAGCCAGGTTGGAAGGTAACATGCAGACCCTCAAGTTGCTGTGGGCCACAGGGTGATAATATCATAAGGCTTttggatgaaaatgaaaagtCGTTCCGCAGCCTGCAGAGCATAATGGAAATTAATTTAAACACCTCCCACCCCAAATGCCCTCTCATTCCAGATGTCCGTGTTCCACTTCCAATATCCTTTTTTCTCATGCCACATAGGAAAGGTGGTGGGATGCTTGATCACTGAAGTAAGAATAGGGATCTCAGGAGTAAGGAGGATACAAGGCTTTTATGACAGTCGGCTGGGTATGCGGTGAATATGAAGATCCACTTTGCCTAGATTTTGGAATAGAATTCCTGTGCCAGGGCAGTCACGTGTGAGGTCCTGCTGTGCTAATAACAAAactactgctttttcttcctcctagaaCTCCATTCGGCACAACCTGTCCCTTCATGATATGTTTGTCCGTGAAACATCTGCTAATGGTAAAATCTCCTTTTGGACTATTCACCCGGATGCCAACCGTTGCCTGACACTGGACCAGGTTTTTAAGGTGAGTGCCTCATGCAAGGAAAACTGCACAGTCTATCCAGTCCCTAAATGCCACACTAGCCAGATGCACCTTATTTTAGCAGGAAGATTAAGCTGCTTTGACATCAACCTTTTTGTAGAAGCTGGATTAAGTCTCTTGCTTGCCAAACAGACAAGCTCTGTATTTGAAAGAGAAGGTGTTGTGGCTGTGCACATGCACTGGAGCTTCTTTGGAACATGTATATTCTTCAGGTAGTGTGCCAAATGTAATAGTGAGCTTGTCTGACCTATTTCCATGGGCCTGATGCAAATTCCTAGAGAAAAGGTTTCCACCAAAGTGGTCATTAGTACAGTTCCTGTGCTGTCTAGAGAGTCACAGGGCAGACTTGCCCTTTCCCAGCTGGATATTTTAGGAATTATCACTTTGTGAAAGAAACCAGAGTCTGTTTAGGTATGGTcagtcttttctgtgtttcttgcaGTGGGTGGGCAGATTCAATTTCTGGTTTGCTCAGATTATACAAGGTTAAAatgtcccttttttccccctttggttgATAACTCCctcttatttttctccctctcaatGCCTTGCTGCCACCAGCCGCTGGACTTGGGGTCACCAACATCGCCTGAGCACTCTGAATCAGTAAGACTTTCCCTCTGGCTTGGGGCTTGggctttcattttcctcttgccagtcactgaaggaaaagacagaaggCTTGGGGAGGGAGACTGGGTCATTGCTGCACCTAGTCAAACAGCTCCACATAGTCCCTTTTTGGGGAAAAGGGTTGAGCCAAAGGTATATTGCTTTCAGTTGATATGCTTTTTGTTACCTGGTAAAGCTGTACAACTTTGAGCGATTAGAGGCCTACTGCAAGAAGTAGGCTGCAAAGAGCCTTCTGAGAACAAGCCCAGCCAGAGGTTTCAGGTACAATTCTGGTCTCCCTGGCTGTAGTCCCAATCTGTTTTGGGGCTCAGATCCAGAGAGAGTAGGATCTCTGTGTGCTCCTTTTCTCATATTGGAATGTAGCTGCAATGTGACTTGGAAGGATGAACCTGTCTGCTGTCTCTCTTGCATCCAGCTGTTTTAGCAATGTCAGATGTGCAAGCAGTCAGTCAAGCACTTTTCTGTCACCATTACTGCCCTGGCCCTCTTTCCATCTGCTTAGACCTCTGATTCCTCTGTTGCCTCCACTATTCTACTCAAACATCCAGTCTATGGTTTGTATAGAGATCTGATACACAATGAAGTTACGCTATTCGCCTTTCCTCGGGCAACGAGGACACTGATACCTGGTCACTTCTGTAGCAGAGTCCACCGCCGAAGCAGCTCTGTCGTGCCAGCTCTTTTTCTGGTTGGTAGCTGGCCTAGAGATGGTATGCCACAAAACAGCAAGTGACACAGAAATAGAGCCAACATGAGTGCTTGGTGGTAACAGCTGCTTTCTCTGTATTAGCTTAGCACAGGCCTCTGGATTCACAATTCTGAATGAGGCAGCTGAACAAAGATGggttcttctttttaaatctctttcttttttccttcctctcttctttctttttcatgacCGCAGCAGCAAAAGCGACATGTTCAAGATCCCCAGAAGAACATgggaagcaacagcagcagcaaaactgaaccTCATAATGCACGTGAGTGTCTGCATCAGCCTAGGCCAAAAAGAATCCATCCCCTAAGTCTAGGACTGTTCCAGATTCCCATAGGAATAGAAGTGGAAATTGTGACTCAGCTTTGCCTGCTCAAAGGCTTCTTAGAGCTGTTCCCATCTGGCAGGTTTGGAGCTTAGACAGTGCTGCTATGTCTGAGAGAAGACATATGTCTGAGAGATGTTGAGAGGAGATGGAGGGAGTTAGGAGCTCAAAATGCAGTGAGAGTAGAGCTCCCCCCAACTTGAGGTCTAGGATCTGCACAAAGAGCTATATTTTCTTGTTCATTGGGGCTTCTGGCTTGGGATTTGTATCCTCAAAATTAGCAGAGAAGGCTGGTGATTCTATCTCTGATCTCTGATCAGCTGGTTATTTTAGGGGGATTTAGAAAGACTTCCTGCCAGGTGCCTGGGTTTCAagaggcagcagaggaagggcaggaggataGCAAATCCATTCTTTTCCCTTCCAGGCCGAAAGATGAAGCCTTTGCTTCCTCGCATCAACTCCTACCTGGTTCCAATCCAGTTTCCTTTGAGTCAGCCTCTTGTCTTGCAGCCTTCTATGAAGGTCCCTTTATCCATGGCACAAGGGACATCCCTCAACAGTTCAGAGACTGTCCGGACCAATAAGCGTGTGCGTATTGCTCcaaaggtttgttttctttgttttttttcccccccccatagCTGTTGCCTTCTGTGGACCCTGTTTTTCACATCTTTGTGCATCTTTACTAGGTCCTCCAAATGATAAGTTATGGCAAGGAACTAGCCAGTGAAATCAAAGGGGttacattttccagaaatatttagccttcctcctgcctgtccaccTAGAACAGTTCTTCATAGTGGTCTCAAAGGCATGACTTCCAGTCACTTAGCTAAAATCCTTCCCATGTGATCTGTAGGCTTCTCTGTATTAATTTCACACAGAGATCAATCTCTacctgctgttgttgctgctacTGCTTTCTGAAGATCTTCCTTTTTACTGCCAGTCTTTCTATTCTTCCTTCCACTATCATTTGTATTTTTGGATGTGTTAGATCCTTGCTTACTGACTGCTTTTATCACTTGTGTTTTTTTGTAGATGTCACTCTCTACTGAAGAGTCATCCTCTTTACCAATGACTGCTCTCAAGGAGGAGAGTCAATGTGATGAAAGTTTATTTGCCCCAACCCATTCTCTAAAGGAGAGCAACTCCCAGCCTGGTGAGGAATCAGCTTCTTTCCCCGAGGCCCTCTGTgtaaaggaggaggaaggctcccAACCAGATGACTGGCTGTCCCCATTCAGCTCAACCTTACCTATAAAGGAAGAGCCAGGCTTGTTTCTCCCAGTCTCAGccacaaagcagaagaaacactTCACCATACTGAAGTCCCCATCTAAGGGTGTTTCTGACACATTAGTTATAAAGAGACGGGAGAGGAGGGAAATGGGCAGATCCAGAAGGAAACAGCGCTTAGCACTGCCTTGCTCAGAAGAGCCGGTCCTTGTTTTGCCAGAGGGCAATGGCTTTGACCCTTTCCGGTTAGGGGTAGACCTTCCCTTCCTGCAAGAAAGCCAGGCTCTAGAGAATGTATCACAGctcagctgctcccaggaggaagAGGGGCCCTTTAAAACACCAGTCAAGGAGATGTTCAGCAAGTTACCAGTTTCTTCCACTCCCAGCAAAGTCCCAGCTACTACCCCGCCACTAGGGTGCCTTGATCCCTGGAAATCGGCATCATTAGCCAAGGAAAGTAATGAACCTGACTTCAGTCCAGTGAGAACCCTTCAGCTGCCATTCACACCTCTCCAGGAGAACCAGGACTTGCTGGGTTTTAACAGCACCCCACTTAAAAATCCACTCTTTGAGTCCCCTCGGGAACTGCTCAATACAGAATCCAGTGACGTGGTGCATGGCCCCCTTACAAGCTCTCCAACTTTTATTCATGAATCCACTAAGCAGTCATCTGTTGAACTGCCAGCCTCTGGCCTTACTGAAAACCGATCGCTCATGGAGGGCCTGATCCTGGACACCATGAATGACAGTTTGAGCAAAATCCTTCTGGATATCAGCTTTCCTGGTCTTGAGGATGAAAACCTAGGAACAGACATTAGTTGGTCTCAGCTCATACCTGAACTTAAGTAAACTGGCCTGAGGGCTGAAATTGGCTTATTCTGATACTGCAGAAAGCACTCTCCTCTTCTGAGATCTGTTCACATTGTCTAAGAAGATGTCCAGTAGCTGCTTTTGACTAATTCCCACATCTCTGGGAACACAGGGCGTTATTGACTCCTGGCTAGGCTAGGAGGCAGGCCCATTGGCTGCTATAAGCTCCCTTTTATGAGCCACAATAGACTATTTATGTGGGACAAGATGAAACCTCTCTAACCCTGTGTTAGAGATGAGTCCCTGGGGAGAGGTTATCAGGAGAATCTCTAGGTAGGCACTGAATGGCCTTTGCTACTGAAGGGATCAGAGGAGATAAAGACACACTCCTCAGTTATGTCTGATAGGAAATGGCCTGGGAACTTCTCCCTAGCTCTGTCCTTACTTCCCTTCATTTTGTTCCCCTCTTATTTAGTGTCTTCTGTGTAGTTTTAATGTCTGTAAATAGTGTACATGCCTTAAACTAGCCTTTAATTATAATAGTAACTTTATTCTTGTAGGCCTATGGGAATATTTGGGCTGGTAAAGGGTTTGGCTTAGCGTATTCTCCATATGTTCCACTTCTGTACTCTTCCACCCTGGATGAGAGCCCAAAAATACCctttttctttgacttcagaAACATGTTGGCCTAGGCTGCTCTGAATGTTATTGGGAAAGAGATCTGTATGTGACTGAGCAACTACTCAAGTTATTCTGAAACAGGTTATCTGGATTGTAGCATAAATTCTTAGTTCAGCTTCCTCTCATagctcctttctccaggctgaaatgGTAAAGAGCTGTTGCTCTTGGATCAAGCTCTAACTTCTGGTTCTAGAGTCCTACTATTATGTATTTAAGAGGATTAGGTAGAGTCATTGTTGCAGTAAGACTGACTTCTATTGAATGGCTAAAGTTGCCCTCATTACAATCATCAGTTGAAATAGTAAAAGAGAAGCTGTAAAGTCGATGCtgatattttcactgaaaagtgaCCTCTTGGTTAATAGTGCAACAGGGCAGCTCATCTCAGTTCTCTGGAGCTCATGTCATAGGAGGAAAGTGCCGTGGAAAAGACCTTATTCTTCAGCTTACAGACAAATGATGGCTCAGGCACCTCAAGAAAACACAGTTTGTGGTCACTACCTACTCAATAAAGCTTGTGTGGGAACACAGCTGAGTATTGTCTTTACTGCTGTCAGGATTCAGAATCGGCAGGTGCACCTGCTGAAGCTTCACCTTTCTCACTGCCTTTTAGCAGCATGCTGAGACTGGGCCATAGAATGAATGATTGCTTTTGCTTTCCTAATGCATGAGCCTTAGCCCATGCTAATTTAGGATCTTAATTCTGGGAGTAAGGCCAGGTTAATTTGGGAGGGGACAGGAGCAATGGGAAGAGGATGCATTTAGTTCTACTCTGCCTCAGGAGGAAACATGTCATATGTAGGTGATGTGTTGAGAGAAGGGATGGTTTAAATGGTTTCAGTTGTAGGCTCAGGAACCACAACCATGACCGGGGCAAACTGTTTAATTTATGTGACTTTACAAGAAGATAGTAGAACTACCTTACCTCAAAGGATACCATGAAGTTAAGTGTTAGAATGTGAGCTTCCTGGGTTCTGTGGCAATGACAGTCCATGAAAATCTCTCATGAGCTGTCTAATGCCAGTTAGCACTCCTGTATTCTTTTGTTCCCTCAAGCACTATGGTTTCATGGGCTCTCTTTGTCCTACCTGAAGCACTGAGGGCAGGAACAAATTTTTTTTGAGCAGTCAAGGAACGTGAAAAggtataaagaaaaggaaatcaaagctaaagggaagaaagaggccaAGCATACACTAAAGGGATTTAACCCACCTCTGTATTATGAGAAGGAACTCCAATAGAGATGCTGAGGGAGAGTGCACTACCTCTTATACTCTATCTGGAATTCCGGACACACTTAATGAAGACTATGTGTCTGAGCTCTGGTCTGTCATACCCTAAGATCTGGCTGGTACAAAACATCCAAGGAAACATGCAGCAAACCTATTTTCAGCAAGGTAGAGAACTACAGAGCTGTGGGGATTTGGggatgttttggggttttttggcttATGCCCTGCACTgcagaatctctttttttttattttccaattattttaaaagaaactcttATCTAATGTACAATGCACAAAGATGGCTAATTGTGTTCTGAGTTCTTTCATGCTTCTGTTTTCAGTCATAGGTACACTCAAGATTAGTGGGAATCTAGTGTTGAATGCCTGTTGTCATTGTTTATACATTTGCATTGATTTTTAGAAAACTTCTTAtttcaaaaaagagaagaacaaatgTGGCTTTACAATGCACCTATAATCGTTTTTTGTGTATCTTTTCTTCAATAAAACTACTCTTTTTCTATCATGCCCCTGTTTAATGGGAAGATTTGGTACCAAAAATCCCACTGCTTCCTGCTATCACTACCTACATCCTCAAAGGACTGAGAATTAGGCATAGTCCCTATTACTCCTCTTAATTCCTGCAGcaaaaacttaatttctttttctatatagGTGAATCATAGGGGAGGGAAATTTAGAAAAGGTGCCAAATGCTCCTCGTTCCTATCACCAAATTTTCTCCCCGTACTACCCTGTTTCCAGCAGCATGGTGCTTTTTCTGTGACCACTGGGTAAGTAATCATTAGACCATTTTCAGTATTGCTCAGGCCATCTAGACTTCACCACATTAAGATTTGGTTACTCAACCCCTTGCTTCACATCAAATACCTTTTCCTGCTGCTGATAGATAAATCCTGACTTTACAAGTTAGAAGGATACTAACCTAGTCTAAAATAtcagaacaccaccaacagtctAGTTTCTGTATTTTGTAAAGGCAAATAAATTTCCACTCAAAATGTCTCCCTTCCCCCATAAATGCAAAAACATAGATATAGCTAGGTACCCTTTAAGAATTGTGGTTATGTTCTCTTATGTGCTCTTGTTAGAAGTTATTTACTTAAACTTATGTACTTTGATTTGAATGTCTCTCAGAAGAGATTTAAAGCacttaattatttatttcagttcttctgGCACGGAATATTGGACTCCTTGATCTTCAGTTCTATCTGTGCCTAGCACAAGTGACTTCTCAGCTTGAGGCCAATGGTGAGAAATGATTTTCTAGCCTGCCACATGAATCTCAGACCAGAAGATTTTTGTCATTGATTCAGATGTTAAGTCCATCGCTTTTGATTGAGCCTGAGGTTTCCTCTCCTCAAAGCAGGAAACAAGAATGGAATTCAGAAAGCTTTAAGGTTAGGAACCGCTAAGTGCCAGTAGTCTTTTAAGTATATTTAGTTTAGGGTTGATTTGCTGATACTGCCTAGAAGGGCAGGAAGTCTTGATTCTTTTTTGTTTATCTGCAAATGTCCTCCAGTAAGGATTTTGCCTCCTGCAGCCCTGATTGAAATCATCGTTCTCTGATCATGACATCATAACACATTGCTGCAAAAATTAATCAAAGCTACACAGCAAAACTCTCTTCAGGAAGGAGAGCCgaggctgatgtgaagcccctaAACCTAGATCTAGGCCTAGAGGGAAAAAGACATGGGCAGAAGCAGCAAAGTGCCAATTGTGGGTTTTCTCTTTTGAGAGCGCTTCTAGTCTGATACTCTCTTGACATGAGCAGAGGTTAGTCTGGGCAGTTTCCACTGTGGGCTTCTGATAAATGCCCTGCTAAAGTACTTTGGAGTATCTTGCAACAGTGTGACCCAGTGTCGTCCCCCCCACAACATAGGCAGGGGAGAATATACGCATACCCTCACTCACCTGCATGCTCACGTTTGTGGATCACTCAGGCTCAGACTGGACCTTACGTCTCCAGCTCTGACCTTAAGTCCTTTCAAGCTGCTGCTCTACTAACCCCTAGCTAGTACAGCCCGAAGTTTGTTAGCAGATcgcatatgtacatacacataaaAGAGAGCACACTTGCACAAAAAACAGTTAGGAACAGAGTTTAATAAGACAGTAGGACAGACTGCAGTGACTAGGGACAGGGCTTGGCCAGACAAACTTCAAGCTTGTCAAGCAGACAAGATGAGCTGCCTACTTGCAATCAGCCAGCCCTTTTTAaccccctgcttctctccctttttcaaGCTTGTTCTTCCCCAATCTACCCTGATGCATCACTTTATCTGCCCTTGTCCCAGATGGGACAAAAAGTATGTTTCCAGATACCTACATAGTGCTTTGTCAGGCAGCTTCTGTTAGTCTGCATTCATATTTCTCTGTTCTCCTAATTCCTCTGAGAATTAGAGTTGAGAAAGTGGTCTTGCTGTAGCAAAAGATTCATCTATTAAATTCTATAGTAGATATCgaaatactcattttcttttacattctgcaggcttttaatatattttctataaaacCCTGTAGCTTCTATTCCCTTCTATAATGCTGCATTTCAAGAAAGTTCTTTTTCAGACAAGGAAGGCATTAAATGCTTCAGGAGGCAATTAGCTAGCTTTCTCTCCACTGTAATTGTTTAGGAAGATTTAGCAATAAGCATGATGTTCCATGGGTCATAGTCTGGTTTTCTGTGCATGTGAACTACACTGAACTAAGCCTTCTGGTATCTGTGGCATTTAAAGCAATGCCAGTGGCTTTTATTGATCTCCCATTTACTGAGAGTTCCTGGGGCCAACCAAGAAAGAAACCTCAGTATATTGGGCATAGTCGATCAGTTTATGGGCCTTTAATGCACTTATGTCAAAGACTGACTGACACGGAGATGAGGAGAACCTGAAAGCCACATGAAGAGTGCAATGGCTTAATTTTGTTATTTCAAGTCTGTTGATGGGGTTGTGTCGCAAGAGCAGGAGAGGATGGAAGAATGAAGAATATAGCCCAAAAAATGGAGAAGAATAGTTGGAGCAGATTGCAGTCAGCAAGGGATAGGATAGATTACCCTTCAAAAGATAATGAGCTTACAATGAGCTCTGCTTCCTTGAATAGGGGACCTGGGCTTCACTGTTTATGTGGATTGTCCCCATAAAGACATCATGGCTTTCCTGTGATAATTGAGCACTGGTGATCAGGATGACTGCTGAGTAGAGGAGCACACTGAGTTCTGGACTGTGTGCTGTTCCTAACCACAAGACACatgttctgttttcctcctgGACAAAGCTGTTTTGGAGCTCTGAGGGCTGCAGAGTATGTAAGCGGGAGCAAATTGGAAGGGTGGGAATGTTCAGAAGCCATATTTTGCACTCTTGGAGGTGGAGAGAAAACAGTAGGATAACCTTCCAAGAGGCAATAGCAGAGTTGCACAGAGTTGTGCTCAGAATTGCAGCAGAGAAATGAGTGGTGAGATGAAGGACTGCATGTGTAGGGATGTAGGGATGTCTATATACTGCTCAACTTTGCTATATTTATTTGATACACTTGGAAACAAAGGTAGAGGGAGGGGAAGAACTCTGGCCAGGAGAAATGTTTACTAAATacttaaacttctctttttttttcttcttcatcttccttttttttccctctacttgTACCCAGCTAGGCTTGCATCTTTAATAAGCAGCTGGCAAACAGAGTTCCTGTGTAAAGAGAAGCATGCGATATGGCCAGGATTCTCCCTGGGACCTTATCATCAACTGGCCATCACAAGACCATCATGCACAGATACCAAGATTCAAGTCCCTCAGAAACTGCACTCAGCCTGGGAAGATGCTGGCCACTGGCACGTCTGGGGTTACAACATCTGGCTAGATGTGATGAGACTGCCACAGCTTTTTCCTAGAAGGCCAACAACATATGGCAATGGATTACAGAACTTAAGACCTATTGGGCATCCTACCTCTTCTTCTACTCCTTCTTACATGAATGGGAACTCCTACCTGAAGTTCATCAGGGACGGTGCAGAGTTTGTAAACCAGAGAAACAGGAAGGTAGCAGAAGTGCAAGCACAGAAAGAATTAGACACATATGAGTACCTGAAGATGAGGAGTGCATGCCAAGCTCCCCCTCTAAAGAGCAAAGGACACATCTCACTTCCTAATGGCTTTAAACAGTACCAAACAAAGATTTTCCCCTCCTTCGCCCCCTAGGTTTTACTGAGAACACAGGAACCCAGTCCACTGGGGAACGATGGGCTCACCACTGTGTAGGAGGCACCTAGTATTGCCCTTGTCCAAAATAACTTAGCAGATGGAAACTTCCCCAGGATTTGGTTTGAATCCTTGCTGGTAACACTGCTGCTATCTCCCCTGCACGGGCTAAGGCGAAGAATAGGAGACTAAGCACAAGGCCAAAGGACTCTGCTTCTGAGTTACTAGCTGACCTCAAGCAACTTGAGTCATGGCTCTTTGCTTCTGCTCCCCTGCCTGCCAAATAGCAATAATACCTACCTTCTTTTGCAAAGCACTTACATGCTTTGGATGACCTATGGAGAGGCAATGTAAGTGGAAATGGAActgctttctgtctttcttcagtATATAGCCCTTTGCTGCTCATGAACAACAGCTGTTTCTCCTAGACATCTGCCAGTACACATTACACAGTCTTCAACACTATTCAGGGAAATCCTATTTCCCTCCCAGTCACCTCAATTCCTGCTCCTGAGGGGACGCGTGCACATAACTAACATTTGAGAGCCAGCTAACTAAGGATCAAATCCTCAATGCACTATAAAATGCTCTTATCCTTCAGATGGTGTCCAGTTCCAAGCGGGGGATCCACAATCCCTGTCAGTAGTGGTGCTCTGAACGCCACCTCACATTGCtaaacagaaagcaagaaatgACCTTTTTGCCATACCACAGCTTGAACTGGCAGGAGGTTGCAACACTGCAGCCAATTCCCTTTCCTCCTGGAGAATGGTGGTACCATTCTCATGGCAACTATGAGACAGGGCAAGTCCCTGGTTGCTGGGGTCCAATACTGCAGGCATTGTGAACTTGTGCAGCCTTCACACTCATCCCTCATCCTGTGgccaaataaaaaggagaaagacttgAGATAGGGATTTTAACTGAGTCCTAGCACAATTGCTGTGGACATGGCTACTTGCAAAGGCAACTAAAAGGGGGATGTATGTAGTTAGTGAGTATGCTCACTAGCTAGCTTTTACGCCACTCAGAAGGTTTCCACAACGGGAGCTGCAGGGTCTACATCTGAACTTCATTGACAGGGCAGTCAAAGAATGAAGACAAAGGTGAACAAAAAAGGAGAACT from Struthio camelus isolate bStrCam1 chromosome 1, bStrCam1.hap1, whole genome shotgun sequence carries:
- the FOXM1 gene encoding forkhead box protein M1 isoform X2 is translated as MSTSPRRPLILKRRKLTLPQNDASSTSARDEPSSQGKKTPKQEYSQGNQHSNEPRHKMDCGLQKFPAGIKIVNHPTMPNTQVVAIPTSADIQSIIEALTAKGKECGSNGPNKFILISSGGPSRSADPAASQHLPSEQKASTALKVAHGWEREKNVIQTPGLAGGTALWHSGIDSVVGQEQEGNGSSEAASSILDNSLTNIQWLGKMRSDGLSPCSVKQETEKENRIPLQERIKTEEDSAATVPTSSSSSSSSSSWQDSVSERPPYSYMAMIQFAINSTEKKRMTLKDIYTWIEDHFPYFKHVAKPGWKNSIRHNLSLHDMFVRETSANGKISFWTIHPDANRCLTLDQVFKPLDLGSPTSPEHSESQQKRHVQDPQKNMGSNSSSKTEPHNARRKMKPLLPRINSYLVPIQFPLSQPLVLQPSMKVPLSMAQGTSLNSSETVRTNKRMSLSTEESSSLPMTALKEESQCDESLFAPTHSLKESNSQPGEESASFPEALCVKEEEGSQPDDWLSPFSSTLPIKEEPGLFLPVSATKQKKHFTILKSPSKGVSDTLVIKRRERREMGRSRRKQRLALPCSEEPVLVLPEGNGFDPFRLGVDLPFLQESQALENVSQLSCSQEEEGPFKTPVKEMFSKLPVSSTPSKVPATTPPLGCLDPWKSASLAKESNEPDFSPVRTLQLPFTPLQENQDLLGFNSTPLKNPLFESPRELLNTESSDVVHGPLTSSPTFIHESTKQSSVELPASGLTENRSLMEGLILDTMNDSLSKILLDISFPGLEDENLGTDISWSQLIPELK
- the FOXM1 gene encoding forkhead box protein M1 isoform X1 → MSTSPRRPLILKRRKLTLPQNDASSTSARDEPSSQGKKTPKQEYSQGNQHSNEPRHKMDCGLQKFPAGIKIVNHPTMPNTQVVAIPTSADIQSIIEALTAKGKECGSNGPNKFILISSGGPSRSADPAASQHLPSEQKASTALKVAHGWEREKNVIQTPGLAGGTALWHSGIDSVVGQEQEGNGSSEAASSILDNSLTNIQWLGKMRSDGLSPCSVKQETEKENRIPLQERIKTEEDSAATVPTSSSSSSSSSSWQDSVSERPPYSYMAMIQFAINSTEKKRMTLKDIYTWIEDHFPYFKHVAKPGWKNSIRHNLSLHDMFVRETSANGKISFWTIHPDANRCLTLDQVFKPLDLGSPTSPEHSESQQKRHVQDPQKNMGSNSSSKTEPHNARRKMKPLLPRINSYLVPIQFPLSQPLVLQPSMKVPLSMAQGTSLNSSETVRTNKRVRIAPKMSLSTEESSSLPMTALKEESQCDESLFAPTHSLKESNSQPGEESASFPEALCVKEEEGSQPDDWLSPFSSTLPIKEEPGLFLPVSATKQKKHFTILKSPSKGVSDTLVIKRRERREMGRSRRKQRLALPCSEEPVLVLPEGNGFDPFRLGVDLPFLQESQALENVSQLSCSQEEEGPFKTPVKEMFSKLPVSSTPSKVPATTPPLGCLDPWKSASLAKESNEPDFSPVRTLQLPFTPLQENQDLLGFNSTPLKNPLFESPRELLNTESSDVVHGPLTSSPTFIHESTKQSSVELPASGLTENRSLMEGLILDTMNDSLSKILLDISFPGLEDENLGTDISWSQLIPELK